In Tachysurus vachellii isolate PV-2020 chromosome 3, HZAU_Pvac_v1, whole genome shotgun sequence, one genomic interval encodes:
- the lipea gene encoding lipase, hormone-sensitive a, whose product MDHRHIFDTLGTVCEESISAISMHSSLLQNDATSHLLETIRCIHEHGQAVSALVSGFAAVYHHFDFSTETPANGYRTLVKVVLSCVLHIIQKGRYIASNCGGIFFRVDHNACEMKAYCIALCQLRALLYLAQRLLNNNAHGQLHSLEDEDLSKRFINEYTSMHKACFYGRCLGFQFSPSLRPFLQTVVISMVSFGENYKRHQTRLGRAALSVITSGKYVVDPELRGAEFERITQNLDMHFWKTFWNITETELISSLASIRSHAVQVNLTLTIPGEPLSLPLAADTSLTVTVSPPIAHWGPGPVHVRLISHMLRQGQDTPELISFSRSDGSQLSLPASLRPQSGPLSPWLLIHFHGGGFVAQTSKSHESYLKSWSRDLNVPILSVDYSLAPEAPFPRALEECFYAYCWALKNCHLLGSTAERVCLAGDSAGGNLCITVSMKAMSHGVRIPDGIMAAYPATLLTTDASPSRFLTLIDPVLPLSVLYKCVNAYTGMEGVAVQPRQQLDSLSALGRDTALLLENITQGASSWLQSLLDRTPTSPARSSDGYRNAVTRSADILQGPREFPEGFEPLRSRCLAEIHTPCTPIMKNPFVSPLLAPDSLLRGLPPVHLVASALDALLDDSVMFAKKLKSIDQPVTLTVVEDIPHGFLSLSHICKETKDASDICVAKIREVFEQNTPQ is encoded by the exons ATGGATCATCGACATATATTCGATACCCTGGGGACAGTGTGTGAAGAATCCATCTCTGCCATCTCTATGCATTCGAGTTTGCTACAGAATGATGCCACCAGTCATCTGCTGGAAACAATAAGATGCATTCATGAACATGGGCAAGCTGTCAGTGCTCTGGTCAGTGGCTTTGCTGCTGTGTATCACCATTTTGATTTTAGCACAGAGACACCTGCAAATGGCTACCGCACCTTGGTCAAG GTGGTTCTGTCCTGCGTGCTCCATATAATCCAGAAGGGCCGCTACATCGCCTCCAACTGCGGGGGGATTTTTTTCCGTGTGGATCACAATGCCTGCGAGATGAAGGCGTACTGTATAGCACTCTGTCAGCTGCGTGCACTGCTTTATCTGGCGCAGCGTTTACTCAACAACAACGCACATGGGCAGCTCCATTCGCTGGAGGATGAAGATCTGAGCAAGAGGTTCATCAACGAGTACACGTCTATGCACAAGGCCTGTTTCTATGGGCGTTGCCTGGGCTTTCAG ttctctccttctctcaggCCTTTCCTACAGACGGTGGTCATCAGTATGGTGTCATTCGGGGAGAACTACAAGAGACATCAGACTAGATTAG GCAGGGCAGCGCTCTCTGTCATTACTTCTGGGAAGTACGTGGTGGATCCTGAGCTGAGGGGGGCGGAGTTTGAGCGCATCACTCAGAACCTGGATATGCATTTCTGGAAAACCTTTTGGAACATCACTGAGACAGAGCTAATATCA AGTTTAGCGAGCATCAGGTCGCATGCTGTGCAGGTGAATTTGACTCTAACGATTCCAGGTGAGCCACTGAGTTTACCTTTAGCCGCAGATACGAGTCTCACTGTCACAGTGTCGCCTCCCATTGCTCACTGGGGGCCGGGACCCGTTCACGTACGCCTCATCTCTCACATGCTCCGCCAGGGACAG gATACTCCTGAGTTGATCTCGTTCTCTCGGTCTGATGGATCTCAGCTTTCTCTTCCTGCAAGCTTAAGGCCGCAGAGTGGCCCTCTCTCTCCATGGCTCCTCATCCACTTTCATGGAGGTGGATTTGTGGCCCAGACCTCGAAATCCCATGAA AGTTACCTAAAAAGCTGGTCAAGGGATCTGAATGTGCCTATTCTCTCGGTGGATTACTCACTGGCTCCTGAAGCCCCCTTTCCTCGGGCTCTGGAGGAATGTTTTTATGCTTACTGCTGGGCGCTAAAGAACTGTCACTTACTGg GCTCGACTGCGGAGCGTGTGTGTCTAGCAGGAGACAGTGCTGGTGGGAACCTGTGCATCACGGTCTCAATGAAGGCCATGTCTCACGGAGTACGAATCCCTGATGGCATCATGGCTGCCTACCCGGCGACGCTCCTGACAACTGACGCCTCTCCGTCACGGTTTCTCACGCTTATCGACCCAGTGCTACCTCTTAGTGTGCTTTATAAGTGTGTCAATGCATACACTG GTATGGAGGGGGTGGCGGTGCAGCCCAGGCAGCAGCTGGACAGTCTGAGTGCTCTGGGACGGGACACTGCGCTTCTTCTTGAGAACATCACACAAGGAGCTTCAAGCTGGCTGCAGTCGCTGCTTGACCGCACGCCTACATCACCCGCTAGATCGTCCGACGGTTATCGGAATGCCGTGACTCGATCTGCGGACATTCTGCAGGGCCCCAGGGAATTCCCAGAAGGCTTTGAACCGCTGCGCTCAAGGTGTCTAGCAGAGATTCATACCCCTTGTACTCCTATCATGAAGAACCCGTTTGTATCTCCTCTACTTGCACCTGACAGCCTTCTCAGGGGACTGCCACCTGTACATCTAGTG GCTTCAGCTTTGGATGCTCTGTTGGACGATTCTGTGATGTTTGCCAAAAAGCTGAAGAGCATCGACCAACCGGTGACCTTAACCGTAGTGGAGGACATCCCCCATGGCTTCCTCAGCCTATCACATATCTGCAAAGAGACTAAGGACGCGTCTGATATTTGCGTAGCAAAAATCAGGGAAGTGTTCGAGCAAAACACACCACAATAA
- the LOC132842903 gene encoding probable ATP-dependent RNA helicase ddx6 has translation MATAKMENVGAVLMGLSKQNGQLRGLSSQSGTAIQSNPFARGPKPAGDSQEGPGIRFGEDWKKSLQLPPKDNRVKTSDVTATKGNEFEDYCLKRELLMGIFEMGWEKPSPVQEESIPIALSGRDILARAKNGTGKSGAYLIPMLERIDLKKEYIQALVMVPTRELALQVSQISIQLSKHLHGLKVMATTGGTNLRDDIMRLDEIVHVVIATPGRILDLIKKGVAKVDKVQIMVMDEADKLLSQDFVVLIEDIISFLHKNRQILLYSATFPVTVQKFMAKHLKKPYEINLMEELTLKGITQYYAYVTERQKVHCLNTLFSRLQINQSIIFCNSTQRVELLAKKITQLGYSCFYIHAKMMQEYRNRVFHDFRNGLCRNLVCTDLFTRGIDIQAVNVVINFDFPRNSETYLHRIGRSGRFGHLGLAINLITAEDRFNLKAIEDQLVTDIKPIPGSIDKSLYVADFHTTNDEAEEQETAEEP, from the exons ATGGCTACTGCGAAGATGGAGAACGTCGGCGCTGTTTTAATGGGGCTCAGTAAGCAGAACGGACAGCTGAGAGGACTGAGCTCTCAGTCAGGAACCGCCATTCAGAGCAACCCATTTGCAAGAGGCCCGAAACCTGCTGGAGACTCACAGGAAGGACCTGGAATCAG gtttggtgaagactggaaaaagagCCTGCAGCTTCCACCCAAAGACAACCGAGTGAAAACTTCA GATGTGACGGCCACAAAGGGAAATGAGTTTGAAGACTACTGTTTAAAGAGAGAGTTACTCATGGGGATCTTTGAAATGGGCTGGGAGAAACCATCCCCGGTCCAG gaGGAGAGCATCCCTATTGCTCTCTCGGGTCGTGACATCCTGGCTCGTGCCAAAAACGGAACAGGGAAGAGTGGAGCGTACCTGATACCCATGCTGGAGAGGATAGACCTGAAGAAAGAATACATCCAGG CCTTAGTAATGGTGCCCACTCGTGAGCTTGCACTACAGGTCAGCCAGATCAGCATTCAGCTCAGTAAGCATCTCCATGGACTCAAAGTCATGGCCACCACCGGCGGAACAAACCTACGAGACGACATCATGCGTCTGGATGAAATCG TCCATGTTGTCATCGCTACACCAGGCAGGATACTGGACCTGATCAAGAAGGGTGTAGCAAAAGTGGATAAAGTTCAGATCATGGTCATGGATGAG GCTGATAAGCTGCTCTCCCAGGACTTTGTGGTGCTCATTGAGGACATCATCAGCTTCCTGCACAAGAACAGGCAGATCTTGTTGTATTCTGCCACATTTCCCGTCACTGTGCAAAAATTCATG GCGAAACATCTAAAAAAGCCTTATGAGATTAATCTGATGGAAGAGCTGACTCTGAAGGGCATCACGCAGTACTATGCCTACGTTACTGAAAGGCAGAAGGTGCACTGCCTTAACACGCTGTTCTCCAgg CTGCAAATCAATCAGTCCATCATCTTCTGTAACTCGACACAGAGAGTAGAGCTGTTGGCTAAGAAAATTACTCAGCTTGGCTATTCCTGTTTCTACATCCATGCCAAGATGATGCAG GAGTACAGAAACCGTGTTTTCCATGATTTCAGAAACGGGTTGTGCAGAAATCTGGTCTGTACAG ATTTGTTCACGAGAGGCATCGACATCCAGGCAGTGAACGTGGTCATTAACTTCGACTTTCCCAGGAACTCAGAGACGTATCTGCATCGCATCGGGCGCTCAG ggAGGTTTGGTCACCTGGGTCTGGCCATTAACCTGATCACAGCGGAGGATCGCTTCAACCTGAAAGCCATTGAGGACCAGCTGGTGACTGATATCAAGCCCATCCCCGGCAGCATCGATAAAAGTCTGTATGTGGCCGATTTTCACACAACCAATGATGAGGCAGAGGAGCAGGAAACGGCTGAAGAACCCTAA